The segment ACCGTAAAATTCCTTTTCCATATCTCTGATTCTGCACAATGCTTCAAATTTATCCGGTTCCCTCACCTCAAAATATATCTGCTCCGTCAGTCCGGCGGCGAGCTCTTCGCTTTTTGTCCTGAAAATTTCAAACTCACCCATGAATCTTTTGGCAATATTTAAAATTTCTCTCGGCATAGTGGCTGAAAAAAGAAGCATCCGCTTATCAGGATTAGCTCTTTTTAAAATAGACTCAATATCTTCGATAAACCCCATATTGAGCATTTCATCCGCCTCATCCAGAACCAGATAATCCAATTTTGAAATATCCAGAGTTCTTCTGTTAAGGTGATCAATGACCCTTCCCGGCGTTCCAACTACAATATCTGCTCCGCTGCTCAACCGCTTGAGCTGAAGTTCAATTGACTGTCCTCCGTATATAGGAACAATTTTCAGTTTCTTTTTACCTTTCAGGGAATTTAATTCTTCAGAGACCTGGATGGCCAATTCCCTGGTAGGTGCCAATATCAATGTTTTAACCCTTTTCTCATCGGATACAATCCTGTCCATGATTGGCAAACCGAAAGCGGCGGTTTTTCCTGTCCCGGTCTGTGCTTGACCGACAACATCTTTCTCACTTTTCATTAACGTTGGAATAACCTGTGCCTGTATAGGTGTCGGCTCTTCAAAGCCCTTCTTTTTTACAGATTTTAACAAATTTTCCGATAGTCCTAACTCATCAAACGAATGATTTTGCTGCATACTTTTCTACCTCTACTTTATTTAATATTAATAAGAAATTGAACATTTTTTAAATGTGCAATCTTACCTACCGTTTAATAGTCACAAATATATTTGCAACTCAAGAAATCAACCTCAACTGGTGATTCCGGCAATCGGCATGGAATTTTTGATTAATTTTGTTTGAAAAACTGAACAATGATAACCCCGAATTCCTTACGCGAAGTAACAACAAAGAAAATATATCAAAGCTGAGATTAATTGCAATGCTTTTATTAAGTGAGTAATAATTTTTTATTATAAACATTTATTGAGAAATTTTCGTAACAAAAGTTTTGAATAAGTACCCTATCCTATCTGAGCACCGAGCACATAAATTCTTATGTGCTCGGTGCTCAGGACTTTCTTCTCCCGCCGGATTAGGAGAAGATGCAGTGGGGATACATTTTGTTTCAAACAAAGTCACCTACATCTACAGGGCTGAAGTCCTGCTTTCAGATTTATTCAAAATATGCAAAATATAACTTAAATCTCATTTACCTGCTAAATAAAACAGCGTTTACCTGAACGAGAATGTTTGTACATCCAATGACCATTATAGATTAAAGCAATAAATTGCACCGGACTCCGCTTAAGTTTGTATATTGTATACAACAACATTGACACACTTTATAATTTGTGTTAAAAAGCATATTGATAAATTAACGTTGTTTGTAAAATAAAATATAAGGGGTGTAAAATGCCAAGACGAGACTTAGTCACCTACCCAAAAAAAGTTTCCTATCGGAAACACACCGGAATGGTGGCATGGCTGCTTCACAGAATCACCGGTGTTATCATTGGTCTATACCTGATTTTCCATATTCTTGCAAAATCAGGCGTTGCCGGCTGGTTTACAAGCCTTACGGCTAACCCGGTAGCGAGAATATTAGTTTTAATATTTTTCGCTTATCATGCTTTTAACGGATTCAGGATAGTTCTGATCGATTTTTCTTCCGGTGCCGAGGAAGGAATGTTCAGCAAACAGTTCATGGTTGTAATTTTCTTAACGGTAGTCGTGTCTATTTTAGGCGCTATTCCAATATTTTCATAAGGAGGGATTAGATGAAACCTTATAAATTTGTAGGCTCCAGTGACAGCGGTGTTTTTGAATGGCTGTTGCAGAGAATTTCCGGAGTTATAATGATAGTTGTTATTTTCATACATTTTTTCTCTATGCTTAGTACAGGAGCCTGGGGGCTTCAAAAAATAGTACTGGGTCCGCTGTTTATTTTCGGAGTTTTCCACACAATGAACGGCTTTAAAATGATAACCGATGATTATGTGTCAAACAGTACGTGGCGTGCAATTCTGTTTGGGATTTACTGGATTGTAGGTTTAACGGTCGGATTTCTAGCATTATCTGTGGCATCAATGATGTAAAAATCTTTTGAGAGGGGTAATAAATATGTCTGCAAAAATAGAGTACCACAAGTTTGATGTAATTGTTTTGGGAGCTGGCGGTGCAGGTCTTAACGCTGCTCAGGTAGCTTCCCAGTATGTCAGCACTGCTGTAATTTCTGAGGTCTATCCCACAAGAAGCCATACAATTTCTGCACAGGGCGGCATTTCAGCTTCTCTTGGTAATATGGAAGAGGACCACTGGCTCTGGCATATGTATGATACTATAAAAGGAAGTGATTACCTGGCTGATCAGGATTCATGCGAATATATGACAAAACTTGCTCCACAGAGAATTATTGAACTGGAGCATATAGGTCTGCCATTCAGCAGAACAGAAGAAGGAAAAATCGCCCAAAGACCGTTTGGCGGTCACACTTCGAATTTCGGGAAAAAGGCTGTTAAAAGAGCCTGCTACGCTGCTGACAGGACAGGCCATGCAATGCTGCAGACGCTTTACGAAAAATCTGTTGAACAGGGAACTCAGTTTTTCAGTGAATTCTACGCACTAGAACTTATTACAAATGATGGGGCTGTGAACGGTGTTATCTGCTGGGATATGAAAGACGGTGGATATCATGTATTTCATGCAAAATCTGTAGTTTTTGCCTCAGGTGGAATGTGCAGAATTTATCAAACAAACTCAAACGCACATATCAATACAGGTGACGGTCTTGCACTGGCAATGAGAGCAGGGTTTTCCTGGAGTGATGCAGAATTTACCCAGTTTCACCCAACGGGTCTTTATGGCGCAGGAAACCTTATAACCGAAGGTGTTAGAGGTGAAGGTGGTATTCTTCTTAATGCAAACGGCGAAAGATTTATGGAGAAATACGCACCTACCATTAAAGATCTCGCTCCGAGAGATATTGTCTCAAGATCGATGGCAAAAGAAATTCTGGAAGGAAGAGGTGTTGGCCCCAATAAAGATCATATACTCCTGAAAATAGATCATATTGGCGCAGATGTTATTATGGAAAAACTTCCGGGTATTCACGAATTGGCACTTGTTTTTGCAGGTGTTGACTGCACAAAAGAACCGATTCCGGTTG is part of the Flexistipes sp. genome and harbors:
- the sdhA gene encoding succinate dehydrogenase flavoprotein subunit, coding for MSAKIEYHKFDVIVLGAGGAGLNAAQVASQYVSTAVISEVYPTRSHTISAQGGISASLGNMEEDHWLWHMYDTIKGSDYLADQDSCEYMTKLAPQRIIELEHIGLPFSRTEEGKIAQRPFGGHTSNFGKKAVKRACYAADRTGHAMLQTLYEKSVEQGTQFFSEFYALELITNDGAVNGVICWDMKDGGYHVFHAKSVVFASGGMCRIYQTNSNAHINTGDGLALAMRAGFSWSDAEFTQFHPTGLYGAGNLITEGVRGEGGILLNANGERFMEKYAPTIKDLAPRDIVSRSMAKEILEGRGVGPNKDHILLKIDHIGADVIMEKLPGIHELALVFAGVDCTKEPIPVVPTAHYQNGGIPTNYKTQVVKARGSDPEDTVPGFFAAGEIASASVHGANRLGTNSLLDLVVFGRTAGEEAAKWAKENQYVALPENAGKFGIDTMEKYANANGKHTFNEIYQDLVETMQTNVSVFRTEEGMTNALDKILELKEKMKDYKVDDKSTVFNLELIEALELNNMLMVAEAHTRAALQREESRGGHYRDDYPDRDDDKYLKHTEVFYNEDGTFSVEYRDVRLKPLTVEMFKPKPRVY
- a CDS encoding succinate dehydrogenase, cytochrome b556 subunit → MPRRDLVTYPKKVSYRKHTGMVAWLLHRITGVIIGLYLIFHILAKSGVAGWFTSLTANPVARILVLIFFAYHAFNGFRIVLIDFSSGAEEGMFSKQFMVVIFLTVVVSILGAIPIFS
- a CDS encoding succinate dehydrogenase, hydrophobic membrane anchor protein; amino-acid sequence: MKPYKFVGSSDSGVFEWLLQRISGVIMIVVIFIHFFSMLSTGAWGLQKIVLGPLFIFGVFHTMNGFKMITDDYVSNSTWRAILFGIYWIVGLTVGFLALSVASMM